The Daucus carota subsp. sativus chromosome 2, DH1 v3.0, whole genome shotgun sequence genome includes a window with the following:
- the LOC108206165 gene encoding repetitive proline-rich cell wall protein 1: MGSKVLAMSFICMICMLTALPPIYASGYCPPPYPPYRQPNPPNTPRPHPPHHSKGRSPGGSTPSHKPPSSHKPPTHKPPSYKPPTQNPPSYKPPTHKPPSYKPPTQNPPSYKPPTHKPPSNKPPTHKPPSFKPPTQNPPSYKPPTHKPPSFKPPTQNPPSYKPPTHKPPSHKPPVVLPPIVNPPIVNPPIITPPIVTPPIVNPPVIISPPSTPTYPPYTPPPSGGGVPALPPPPTPPQTCPINALKLGLCVDVLGGLVHVGLGDPVQNVCCPILGGLLELEAAVCLCTTIRLKLLNINIYLPLALSVLLTCGKTPPPGFMCPPLS; encoded by the coding sequence ATGGGTTCCAAAGTTTTAGCCATGTCCTTCATTTGCATGATCTGCATGTTAACTGCATTGCCACCGATCTATGCTAGCGGATACTGCCCGCCACCCTACCCACCATACCGCCAACCTAATCCTCCGAATACTCCACGGCCTCATCCACCACACCACAGCAAAGGAAGGAGCCCCGGAGGCTCAACACCTTCTCATAAACCACCCTCTTCACATAAGCCACCTACACATAAGCCGCCTTCGTATAAGCCACCTACACAGAATCCACCTTCGTATAAGCCACCTACACATAAGCCGCCTTCATATAAGCCACCTACACAGAATCCACCCTCGTATAAGCCACCTACACATAAGCCGCCTTCAAATAAGCCACCTACACATAAGCCGCCTTCATTTAAGCCTCCTACACAGAATCCACCTTCATATAAGCCACCTACACATAAGCCGCCTTCATTTAAGCCTCCTACACAGAATCCACCTTCATATAAGCCACCTACACATAAGCCGCCTTCGCATAAGCCACCGGTTGTCCTCCCACCAATTGTTAACCCTCCTATTGTCAATCCACCTATCATCACACCCCCCATAGTAACTCCCCCAATAGTCAACCCTCCAGTCATAATCTCACCACCTTCCACACCAACCTACCCACCTTACACCCCTCCTCCATCCGGAGGAGGCGTCCCGGCTCTCCCACCACCACCAACCCCTCCTCAAACCTGCCCTATAAACGCACTAAAACTAGGGCTCTGCGTCGATGTTCTAGGAGGCCTGGTGCACGTAGGGTTAGGCGATCCGGTTCAGAACGTCTGTTGTCCAATTCTCGGTGGGTTGCTTGAGCTAGAAGCAGCCGTTTGTCTCTGCACTACCATAAGGCTGAAGCTGCTCAACATAAACATATATCTTCCACTTGCACTGTCCGTACTGTTAACTTGCGGGAAAACTCCTCCACCTGGTTTTATGTGTCCACCACTCTCCTAA